One Leptospira bouyouniensis DNA window includes the following coding sequences:
- a CDS encoding DUF2339 domain-containing protein — protein MEEKEKREILSKIQSMEKELFFLKEKVLSLGETEVSSKTQSIDLPKQTSVKEEKEYVSLEEGPNWFIQWIGQNLFVKLGVFSLVLASIWFFYLAIEEYWINESVRIWIGILSSLPILWYGYKTRETRPYLSPSLLGLGVAVLFSAYYSGYVWYDLYGTETCFVGLILLSLTAVGVSYSEKSEVLFGFASLGVFLSPILVSTGQNSYPFLFTYLLIWNLLFFWIRKEMPWKVVPLLILFANHLIFVTWAESKLSEAKIFFPLVFQLGVYLLFLFREFQILKDTKESNPILTLVSIGFTLGLGFLQSFWIFGIFYPTLKPFLLTLVLIVFYGIYQRSLKETTLTVESKKLYDIIGLFGLPLIISVIVMGMTGKALAFSLISFAFIVTIAATYSKQMYMYLATFPVWFFALVFIFSFTYRSFNEIPFLNGRFFIFFTGSLYLVFSYFYSKNFSPFSKLFLYAAYPYFLLGNFVEIYLGFAPEKRLFLYSINLIFYGLITLVIGFQKHIQSLKVAGFVSLALVVAKFYLYDFWNLSLGYRILAGLFLGITLIVTGTFYNRIKKETT, from the coding sequence GTGGAAGAAAAAGAAAAAAGAGAAATTTTATCCAAAATCCAATCAATGGAGAAAGAACTTTTTTTCTTAAAAGAAAAAGTCCTCTCTCTGGGAGAAACAGAAGTTTCCTCCAAAACTCAGTCCATAGATTTACCAAAACAAACATCTGTTAAAGAAGAAAAGGAATATGTATCTTTAGAAGAGGGACCAAATTGGTTTATCCAATGGATTGGCCAAAACCTTTTTGTTAAACTTGGTGTATTTTCACTGGTCCTTGCTTCCATATGGTTTTTTTATTTGGCCATCGAAGAATATTGGATCAATGAATCGGTTCGCATTTGGATTGGGATTCTTTCCTCACTACCAATCTTATGGTATGGTTACAAAACTCGAGAAACTCGACCTTATCTTTCGCCGAGTTTACTCGGACTCGGTGTTGCCGTTCTCTTCTCTGCATATTATTCAGGGTATGTTTGGTATGATTTGTATGGAACAGAAACATGTTTTGTTGGATTAATACTTTTAAGTCTAACGGCGGTCGGTGTTTCGTATTCTGAAAAAAGCGAAGTTTTGTTTGGATTCGCAAGTCTTGGAGTATTTTTGTCTCCGATTTTGGTATCCACTGGCCAAAACTCGTATCCATTTTTATTCACCTACCTGCTAATTTGGAATTTGCTTTTCTTTTGGATCCGAAAAGAAATGCCGTGGAAAGTTGTCCCACTTTTGATCTTATTTGCCAACCACCTAATTTTTGTAACATGGGCAGAAAGTAAACTTTCAGAAGCAAAAATATTTTTCCCTTTGGTATTTCAGTTAGGTGTGTATCTCCTATTTTTATTTAGAGAATTTCAAATCCTAAAGGATACAAAAGAATCAAATCCGATTCTCACATTAGTGAGCATTGGTTTTACGTTAGGACTTGGTTTTCTACAATCGTTTTGGATCTTTGGAATCTTCTACCCAACTCTCAAACCATTTTTACTCACATTGGTTCTCATTGTTTTCTATGGAATATACCAAAGATCCTTAAAAGAAACCACTCTCACAGTGGAATCAAAAAAACTCTACGATATAATCGGGTTATTTGGGTTACCACTCATCATCAGTGTGATTGTGATGGGTATGACAGGAAAAGCATTAGCATTTAGCTTGATTAGCTTTGCATTTATAGTAACTATTGCTGCGACTTATTCCAAACAGATGTACATGTATTTGGCAACCTTCCCTGTTTGGTTTTTTGCTTTGGTCTTCATATTTTCCTTCACTTACCGTTCGTTTAATGAAATCCCATTTCTTAACGGAAGGTTTTTTATATTTTTTACAGGAAGTTTGTATTTAGTATTTTCTTACTTTTATAGTAAGAATTTCTCTCCATTTTCCAAATTATTTTTATACGCTGCTTATCCTTACTTTCTATTGGGAAACTTCGTAGAAATTTATTTGGGATTTGCACCTGAAAAAAGACTATTTTTATACTCCATCAATTTGATTTTTTACGGACTGATCACTCTCGTCATAGGATTCCAGAAACACATACAATCATTAAAAGTAGCTGGTTTTGTGTCTCTTGCACTAGTCGTTGCAAAATTCTATTTATATGACTTTTGGAATTTATCACTTGGATATCGTATCCTGGCAGGATTATTTTTAGGAATCACACTCATTGTCACAGGAACATTCTACAATCGAATTAAAAAGGAAACCACATGA
- the ispG gene encoding (E)-4-hydroxy-3-methylbut-2-enyl-diphosphate synthase, with protein sequence MSTKYNESPFFYKRRLTREVKVGDVGIGGKNPIRVQSMITSNTRDTEASIQQILELEKVGSEIVRLTVPSQADADNLPNIRKRMKELGLKVPLVADIHFTPQVALKCVEWVEKVRINPGNFADKKKFEIIEYTDKDYNEELERIEEVFTPLVLRAKELGVAMRIGTNHGSLSDRIMNRFGDTPLGMVESALEFIRIAEKNSYRDIVVSMKASNPQVMIQAYRMLVARFYDLGMDYPLHLGVTEAGDGKDGRIKSAIGIGSLLEDGLGDTIRVSLTEDAIHEIPVAKELVRKYNELFLASLTRQDLPDKKEKETIYSEFRDPYQYAKFYSKEINIGGVSIGDTNPVRIESCFPFFGEGTAEEVLHLLQRGSKSGRVPELLHFEINSELDLLSLGTMVRRGSFPLPVSVSLSEELLYDYDTLAEELYKFQKWVISPTLFLKESEESWDDLLQFVTRFAKDKRSVEWTFSSSNIEQVAVVLKECKKRRIENILFSLSDGNLLTVRKLAFLLKESDYPIVLQVSGKNKDQLMYDASIQAGGSLLDGIGDVIRLSYGDGEADECLHLSFDILQATRLRLTKTEYISCPSCGRTMFDLQSTTAKIKEKTGHLKGVKIAVMGCIVNGPGEMADADFGYVGAGVGKVHLYKGKEIVKKGVSEAEAPDQLIDLIRENGMWNDPE encoded by the coding sequence ATGAGCACCAAATATAACGAATCACCATTTTTCTACAAAAGACGACTTACTCGGGAAGTGAAGGTGGGAGATGTCGGAATTGGAGGAAAAAATCCAATCCGCGTGCAATCCATGATTACATCTAACACAAGAGATACGGAAGCGAGTATCCAACAAATTCTAGAGTTAGAAAAAGTTGGATCCGAAATTGTTCGCCTAACAGTACCAAGTCAGGCAGATGCAGATAATTTACCAAATATCCGAAAACGAATGAAGGAACTTGGCCTCAAAGTTCCTCTAGTTGCTGACATTCACTTCACTCCTCAAGTTGCTTTAAAATGTGTGGAATGGGTAGAAAAGGTGCGAATCAACCCAGGTAACTTTGCCGACAAAAAAAAATTTGAAATCATCGAATATACAGACAAAGACTATAACGAAGAACTCGAAAGAATCGAAGAAGTATTTACTCCTCTAGTGCTTCGGGCAAAAGAACTTGGTGTAGCCATGCGAATTGGAACCAATCATGGAAGTTTATCCGATCGGATCATGAACCGATTTGGGGACACACCACTTGGGATGGTTGAGTCTGCATTAGAATTCATTCGGATCGCAGAAAAAAATTCTTACCGTGATATCGTCGTTTCTATGAAAGCATCCAACCCACAAGTAATGATTCAGGCCTATCGCATGTTAGTTGCTAGATTTTACGATTTAGGAATGGATTACCCATTACATTTAGGTGTGACAGAAGCAGGTGATGGCAAAGATGGTAGGATCAAATCTGCGATTGGAATTGGTAGTTTACTGGAAGATGGTCTCGGAGATACAATACGAGTCTCCCTCACCGAAGATGCTATCCATGAGATCCCTGTCGCAAAAGAACTGGTTCGCAAATATAATGAGTTATTTTTAGCATCACTCACGAGACAAGACCTTCCTGATAAAAAAGAAAAAGAAACGATTTATTCAGAATTTAGGGACCCATACCAATATGCTAAGTTCTATTCCAAAGAAATCAACATTGGAGGAGTTTCGATTGGCGATACAAATCCTGTCCGTATCGAATCATGTTTTCCTTTTTTTGGCGAAGGAACTGCGGAAGAAGTTCTCCACCTCCTCCAAAGAGGATCCAAATCAGGTCGAGTTCCAGAACTTTTGCATTTTGAAATTAATTCTGAATTGGATTTGTTATCGTTAGGGACCATGGTCAGACGAGGATCTTTTCCATTACCCGTATCGGTCTCACTCTCAGAAGAACTATTATATGATTATGACACACTTGCTGAAGAACTTTATAAATTTCAAAAATGGGTAATCTCTCCTACACTTTTCTTAAAAGAATCAGAAGAATCATGGGATGATCTTTTACAGTTTGTCACAAGGTTTGCAAAAGACAAACGATCGGTTGAATGGACGTTTTCATCTTCAAACATTGAACAGGTGGCAGTTGTATTAAAGGAATGTAAAAAAAGAAGAATAGAAAACATCTTATTTTCTCTCAGTGATGGAAACCTTCTCACAGTCCGAAAACTTGCATTTTTATTAAAGGAATCGGATTACCCTATTGTTTTACAAGTCTCCGGCAAAAACAAAGACCAATTGATGTATGACGCTTCTATCCAAGCTGGAGGGAGTTTATTGGATGGAATTGGTGATGTGATTCGACTTTCTTATGGAGATGGAGAAGCCGATGAATGTTTGCATTTGAGTTTTGATATTTTACAAGCAACTCGACTTCGTCTGACAAAAACTGAATACATCTCTTGTCCTTCCTGTGGGCGGACGATGTTTGATTTACAATCCACTACAGCAAAAATCAAAGAAAAAACTGGGCACTTAAAAGGAGTAAAAATTGCCGTGATGGGTTGTATTGTCAATGGACCAGGTGAGATGGCAGATGCTGATTTTGGTTATGTAGGTGCAGGTGTAGGTAAGGTTCATCTCTACAAAGGAAAGGAAATTGTCAAAAAAGGGGTTTCGGAAGCGGAAGCACCAGACCAACTCATTGATCTCATTCGTGAAAATGGAATGTGGAACGATCCAGAATAA
- the mutY gene encoding A/G-specific adenine glycosylase, translating into MNPQKKLHDWYLLHKRDLPFRKKKQAYPIWISEVMLQQTRVTAMLPLFEVFLERFPNPESLAKASEEEVLSYWKGLGYYSRARNIRKAAIQLVNQYNGAFPKDLEMVLKLPGIGNYTARAILSIAYDLPFAVLDGNVKRVLSRYFGYTKNILGPQADKELQNKADEFLNIEFPGDHNQAVMELGAIICLPETPKCLVCPLMEGCFARIHSKTKEIPIREKNQKQVDLIGEIWVIEKDQNYLLIKETKNRFLKGMFHLPYGFIGELPNEEYKPSEFQTFIRSEWKENQSIGKFKHTITHHRLEYYVHHVILKDTKKIESVLESFQMDSKWVKRAELESEFPSSLAKKVKKFLLY; encoded by the coding sequence TTGAACCCACAAAAAAAACTTCACGATTGGTATCTTTTACACAAACGGGACCTACCATTTCGTAAAAAAAAACAAGCCTATCCCATTTGGATATCAGAGGTGATGTTACAACAAACTAGGGTTACTGCCATGTTACCTTTGTTTGAAGTTTTTTTGGAAAGATTTCCAAATCCAGAATCGCTTGCGAAAGCATCTGAAGAAGAAGTACTTTCGTATTGGAAGGGACTTGGGTATTATAGTCGAGCACGTAATATCCGAAAAGCGGCCATCCAACTTGTAAACCAATACAATGGAGCATTCCCTAAAGATCTGGAAATGGTATTAAAACTTCCAGGGATTGGAAACTACACAGCACGTGCCATCTTATCTATAGCGTATGATTTACCGTTTGCCGTTTTAGATGGAAATGTAAAACGAGTTCTCTCACGTTATTTCGGTTATACGAAGAATATTCTAGGTCCACAAGCAGATAAAGAATTACAAAACAAAGCAGATGAGTTTTTAAATATAGAATTTCCTGGTGACCACAACCAAGCCGTGATGGAACTTGGAGCAATCATTTGTTTACCGGAAACACCAAAATGTTTGGTATGTCCATTGATGGAAGGGTGTTTTGCAAGGATCCATAGCAAAACAAAAGAAATTCCGATCCGTGAGAAAAATCAAAAACAAGTCGATTTAATCGGTGAGATATGGGTGATTGAAAAGGACCAAAACTATCTTCTCATCAAAGAAACCAAAAATAGATTTTTAAAAGGAATGTTTCATTTGCCATATGGTTTTATCGGTGAACTTCCGAACGAAGAATACAAACCATCCGAATTCCAAACATTCATTCGTTCCGAATGGAAGGAAAATCAATCCATCGGTAAATTCAAACATACCATCACCCACCATAGATTAGAATATTATGTACATCACGTAATTCTAAAGGACACAAAAAAAATCGAATCCGTTTTGGAATCTTTTCAAATGGATTCTAAATGGGTGAAACGAGCAGAATTAGAATCAGAGTTCCCTTCCTCACTTGCAAAGAAAGTAAAAAAGTTTTTGCTTTACTAA
- a CDS encoding HAMP domain-containing sensor histidine kinase — MAEIIIWLELVISKIPLPILEVWGRFAFLLGSMVAIFAFTGFTFRNGKQFRISREVWTWNLKSFYFFLITFVSIFISGYLGSSIVLIPGAQTLESLKDLSVFLCLNFFGYPALLAVPFAYGLSDLIEGVPPDFLWDWLPGYFINPSLFWISYQMIGKSPNFSKPRVWVYYLIFVFLFLILEPFLWGFLCSKQFGPEISYHTISSALIFTTGITWILAPLVTFLLFPFAKRIGYFWADIPFQVKEVSITEPRLVWNSAFKNIDPKDPMSEDRTGISLQLFIVAPFVCLVLILVGITSYVTLKNAEQSAYQMVEILHKQWSKNIRLQLFDLETNVENINSDPSILGQVLDASIVNTQGRVFLFDHNLSLISSLSNEPKSSRLLETLRVELRKQSSDMQFLETRLSFSVVTKKPLSRENWNAYVSRYDVSKTKETIYLVTLFPYSFYLNGVYTGNSESAMVFAWAILLSLVLAVLLAELVTRPILRFSSASKSLAKGDWDFPVGESMIAELRGLSDAFRFMSQELKSSFERVSESQRMVMETNTNLEKIVNDRTVALMESNRNLLDTIETKERILLDLHNTQNQLLLSEKLAALGQFAAGITHELNTPLGAIASSVRAMSEILKKDIANLPNFLVTLNKDQLDDFQALLMLSLSFGDRSSGLMSRAEKKERLAMLRDKNVEYPDEVLDHLTSIGVTHLDSKIFGILQKPGVHLILQNVVTLGSLYRLVYVVQSATEKASHVVNALKHYLYTDQSVSDSNSQKVNIPTELDSILTLYQAKIKKDVEIIKNYFTSDSCLADRDKLNQVWINLINNALQAMDYKGKIKISVTTESEFILTSIKDSGKGIDPEIQDKVFLPFFTTKKHGEGIGLGLDICKQIVEKMNGKIDFISGPSGTEFRVYIPKV, encoded by the coding sequence ATGGCAGAAATCATCATATGGTTAGAATTAGTCATTTCTAAAATCCCACTGCCAATTTTAGAAGTTTGGGGAAGGTTTGCATTTTTACTTGGTTCAATGGTTGCAATCTTTGCCTTTACAGGTTTTACGTTTCGGAACGGGAAACAATTTCGGATTTCGAGAGAAGTTTGGACTTGGAATCTGAAAAGTTTCTATTTTTTTCTCATCACATTTGTTTCAATTTTCATCAGTGGGTATTTGGGGAGTTCGATCGTCCTTATCCCTGGCGCTCAAACTTTAGAAAGCCTTAAAGATTTATCTGTATTTCTCTGTCTCAATTTTTTTGGATACCCTGCATTACTTGCAGTACCGTTTGCTTACGGTCTTAGTGATTTGATTGAAGGAGTGCCACCCGATTTTTTATGGGACTGGTTGCCAGGTTATTTTATCAACCCATCTCTATTTTGGATATCTTATCAAATGATAGGGAAGTCACCAAACTTTAGTAAGCCGAGAGTATGGGTATATTATCTGATTTTTGTGTTTCTGTTTTTAATTTTAGAACCCTTTTTATGGGGATTTTTATGTTCCAAACAATTTGGTCCTGAGATTTCTTATCATACAATTAGTTCTGCGTTGATATTTACAACGGGTATCACTTGGATCCTTGCGCCACTTGTTACATTTTTATTATTCCCTTTTGCAAAACGAATCGGATATTTCTGGGCAGATATTCCTTTTCAAGTTAAAGAAGTTAGTATAACAGAACCTAGGTTGGTTTGGAATTCTGCATTCAAAAACATTGACCCAAAAGACCCCATGTCGGAAGACCGAACAGGAATTTCTCTACAACTTTTCATTGTAGCACCGTTTGTATGTTTGGTACTTATATTAGTAGGGATCACTTCCTATGTTACCTTAAAAAATGCAGAACAGTCTGCCTACCAAATGGTAGAAATCTTACACAAACAATGGTCAAAGAACATTCGTTTGCAATTATTTGACTTAGAAACAAATGTTGAAAATATCAATTCAGATCCATCAATACTAGGCCAAGTTTTAGATGCATCGATTGTTAACACACAAGGCCGTGTATTTTTATTCGATCACAACCTGTCTCTTATATCTAGTTTATCGAACGAACCCAAATCATCGAGATTACTGGAAACACTACGTGTAGAATTAAGAAAACAATCGAGTGATATGCAGTTTCTCGAAACTCGATTGAGTTTTTCTGTAGTAACTAAAAAACCACTCTCTAGAGAAAATTGGAATGCTTATGTATCGAGATATGATGTTTCCAAAACCAAGGAAACCATTTACCTAGTGACTCTTTTCCCTTATTCCTTTTATTTGAATGGTGTATATACGGGAAATAGTGAGTCGGCGATGGTATTTGCTTGGGCGATTTTACTCAGTTTGGTCTTAGCTGTGTTACTGGCAGAACTTGTCACGAGGCCGATACTACGATTTTCAAGCGCATCGAAATCACTGGCAAAGGGTGATTGGGATTTTCCCGTTGGTGAAAGTATGATTGCGGAACTCCGAGGGCTTTCAGATGCGTTTCGTTTTATGTCGCAAGAACTTAAGTCTAGTTTTGAAAGAGTGAGTGAAAGCCAAAGAATGGTGATGGAAACAAACACCAATTTGGAAAAAATAGTCAACGATAGAACTGTTGCTTTGATGGAGAGTAATCGGAATCTGCTTGATACCATTGAAACCAAAGAACGGATTTTACTCGATCTCCATAATACTCAAAACCAATTATTACTCAGCGAAAAATTAGCTGCCCTTGGCCAATTTGCTGCGGGGATTACACATGAATTGAATACACCACTTGGTGCCATTGCTTCTAGTGTTCGCGCCATGTCTGAGATTTTAAAAAAAGATATAGCTAATTTACCTAATTTTTTAGTCACATTAAACAAAGACCAGTTAGATGATTTCCAAGCGTTATTGATGTTAAGTCTTAGTTTTGGAGATCGAAGTTCAGGACTTATGAGTCGGGCTGAAAAAAAGGAAAGATTGGCTATGCTTCGGGATAAAAATGTTGAATACCCGGATGAGGTACTAGACCATCTGACGTCGATTGGAGTCACTCATTTGGATTCGAAAATCTTTGGCATCCTTCAGAAACCAGGTGTACACCTCATCCTTCAGAATGTTGTCACATTAGGAAGTTTATACCGACTGGTGTATGTCGTCCAATCTGCTACGGAAAAAGCCTCACATGTCGTGAATGCACTCAAACATTATTTGTATACTGACCAATCTGTTTCTGATTCTAACTCCCAAAAAGTGAATATTCCAACAGAACTTGATTCTATTTTAACACTATACCAAGCTAAAATTAAAAAAGACGTCGAAATCATTAAGAATTATTTTACATCTGATTCTTGTTTGGCGGATAGAGACAAACTCAATCAAGTTTGGATTAATTTAATCAATAATGCTTTACAAGCAATGGACTATAAAGGTAAGATTAAGATCTCCGTCACGACAGAATCAGAGTTTATTCTAACATCAATTAAGGATAGTGGAAAAGGAATTGATCCAGAAATCCAAGATAAGGTATTTTTGCCTTTCTTTACCACAAAAAAACATGGAGAAGGGATTGGGCTTGGACTTGACATTTGTAAACAAATCGTGGAAAAAATGAATGGAAAAATTGATTTTATATCCGGTCCTTCTGGAACGGAATTTCGTGTGTACATACCAAAAGTCTAA
- a CDS encoding response regulator, whose amino-acid sequence MNSSQIKTEKNAILCVDDEPILLLSLVQELKREIGGGYTYETAQNPEEAMEVIDDLCQSGVEVILILSDWLMPGMRGDEFLIKVHQKYPHIKSILISGHADRDAINRVKEEAKTYAIFSKPWNTKELLDAVRFCCNLT is encoded by the coding sequence TTGAATTCATCACAAATCAAAACTGAGAAAAATGCGATTTTATGTGTTGATGACGAACCCATACTTCTTCTTTCTCTCGTGCAAGAACTAAAACGAGAAATTGGAGGTGGTTATACTTATGAAACTGCCCAAAATCCAGAGGAAGCGATGGAAGTGATCGATGACCTTTGCCAATCAGGTGTAGAAGTCATTCTCATTCTTTCCGATTGGCTGATGCCAGGAATGCGTGGCGACGAATTTCTCATCAAAGTCCACCAAAAATACCCTCATATCAAATCGATTCTCATTTCTGGTCATGCCGACAGGGATGCGATCAACCGTGTCAAAGAAGAAGCCAAAACCTACGCAATTTTTTCCAAACCTTGGAACACCAAGGAACTTTTGGATGCAGTTCGTTTCTGTTGCAATTTGACCTAA
- a CDS encoding Smr/MutS family protein, which translates to MRTIYIRKLRFEEARTKLEREIHDAFMDGETYVEILHGIGEGILRQMAIDYVATCGFLKLVESDPMFRKNPGATLVEILAPSKEYINRLKA; encoded by the coding sequence GTGCGTACCATCTACATCCGCAAACTCAGGTTCGAGGAAGCTCGGACCAAACTTGAGAGGGAAATCCATGATGCCTTTATGGATGGGGAAACCTATGTGGAAATCCTACACGGGATCGGAGAAGGGATCCTCCGCCAGATGGCGATTGACTACGTGGCTACTTGTGGATTTTTGAAATTAGTGGAATCAGATCCTATGTTTCGCAAAAATCCTGGTGCTACCCTTGTCGAAATCCTCGCTCCTTCCAAAGAATACATCAATCGATTGAAAGCATGA